One Rosa chinensis cultivar Old Blush chromosome 5, RchiOBHm-V2, whole genome shotgun sequence genomic region harbors:
- the LOC112166933 gene encoding solanesyl diphosphate synthase 3, chloroplastic/mitochondrial isoform X1, with amino-acid sequence MIYSRGFSRLPRNSFNGLCRCLLSNRPDPHQFFVSKAFSQSPGDSTQRILGCREFWPAFPGSLISRHQIHHQSSSIVEEPQDPFLLVSDELSLIADRLRAMVVAKVPKLASAAEYFFKMGVEGKRFRPTVLLLMSTALNVSIPEPPTRSESPMRLGDAFPTELRARQQCIAEVTEMIHVASLLHDDVLDDADTRRGVGSLNSVMGNKLAVLAGDFLLSRACVALASLRNTEVVSLLSTVVEHLVTGETMQMTTAADQRCSMEYYIEKTYYKTASLISNSCKAIAILAGHTTEVAMMAYEYGKNLGLAFQLIDDVLDFTGTSASLGKGSISDIRHGIITAPILFAMEEFPQLRAVVEQGFDNPANIEIALDYLGKSNGIQRTRELARKHANLAAEAIESLPESEDEDVRRSRRALLDLTHLVITRTK; translated from the exons ATGATATATTCCCGGGGATTTTCTAGGCTTCCTAGAAATAGCTTCAATGGGTTATGTCGGTGTTTGCTCTCTAATCGACCAGACCCACATCAGTTCTTCGTCTCCAAAGCCTTTTCTCAGTCTCCAGGGGATTCGACCCAGAGG ATTTTGGGTTGCAGAGAGTTTTGGCCTGCTTTCCCTGGTTCTTTAATTTCCAGGCATCAAATTCACCACCAAAGTAGCTCCATAGTTGAG GAACCACAAGACCCATTCTTACTTGTTTCTGATGAGCTATCACTTATTGCTGACCGGTTACGAGCAATGGTTGTTGCCAAG GTTCCCAAGCTCGCCTCTGCTGCTGAGTACTTCTTTAAAATGGGGGTGGAAGGAAAAAGGTTTCGTCCAACG GTCTTATTATTAATGTCAACAGCTCTGAATGTCAGTATACCTGAACCTCCTACACGATCAGAATCTCCTATGCGATTGGGAGATGCTTTCCCAACGGAATTGCGTGCAAGACAGCAATGTATAGCAGAAGTGACAGAGATGATTCAT GTGGCAAGCCTCTTACATGATGATGTATTGGATGATGCAGACACAAGACGCGGCGTTGGTTCATTAAATTCTGTGATGGGAAATAAG CTAGCTGTATTAGCAGGAGATTTTCTACTCTCTCGAGCTTGTGTTGCACTTGCCTCTCTAAGAAACACAGAG GTTGTATCATTACTATCAACAGTTGTAGAGCATCTTGTAACAGGTGAAACCATGCAAATGACTACTGCTGCTGATCAACGTTGTAG CATGGAGTATTATATAGAAAAGACATATTACAAGACTgcatcattgatttcaaatagTTGCAAGGCAATTGCCATTCTTGCTGGGCATACAACAGAAGTTGCCATGATGGCTTATGAGTATGGAAAGAATCTG GGTTTGGCATTCCAGCTGATAGATGATGTTCTTGATTTTACGGGCACGTCAGCATCTCTTGGAAAGGGCTCTATATCTGACATCCGCCAT GGCATCATTACTGCTCCAATATTGTTTGCCATGGAAGAGTTCCCTCAGTTGCGTGCAGTTGTTGAACAGGGATTTGACAACCCTGCAAATATTGAGATT GCGCTTGACTACCTTGGCAAGAGTAATGGAATACAGAGGACAAGAGAGCTAGCAAGAAAACATGCAAACCTTGCTGCAGAGGCCATTGAATCCCTGCCCGAGAGTGAGGACGAAGATGTTAGAAGGTCAAGGAGGGCGCTTCTAGATCTCACCCATCTAGTCATTACAAGAACGAAGTAA
- the LOC112166933 gene encoding solanesyl-diphosphate synthase 1, mitochondrial isoform X2 gives MIYSRGFSRLPRNSFNGLCRCLLSNRPDPHQFFVSKAFSQSPGDSTQREPQDPFLLVSDELSLIADRLRAMVVAKVPKLASAAEYFFKMGVEGKRFRPTVLLLMSTALNVSIPEPPTRSESPMRLGDAFPTELRARQQCIAEVTEMIHVASLLHDDVLDDADTRRGVGSLNSVMGNKLAVLAGDFLLSRACVALASLRNTEVVSLLSTVVEHLVTGETMQMTTAADQRCSMEYYIEKTYYKTASLISNSCKAIAILAGHTTEVAMMAYEYGKNLGLAFQLIDDVLDFTGTSASLGKGSISDIRHGIITAPILFAMEEFPQLRAVVEQGFDNPANIEIALDYLGKSNGIQRTRELARKHANLAAEAIESLPESEDEDVRRSRRALLDLTHLVITRTK, from the exons ATGATATATTCCCGGGGATTTTCTAGGCTTCCTAGAAATAGCTTCAATGGGTTATGTCGGTGTTTGCTCTCTAATCGACCAGACCCACATCAGTTCTTCGTCTCCAAAGCCTTTTCTCAGTCTCCAGGGGATTCGACCCAGAGG GAACCACAAGACCCATTCTTACTTGTTTCTGATGAGCTATCACTTATTGCTGACCGGTTACGAGCAATGGTTGTTGCCAAG GTTCCCAAGCTCGCCTCTGCTGCTGAGTACTTCTTTAAAATGGGGGTGGAAGGAAAAAGGTTTCGTCCAACG GTCTTATTATTAATGTCAACAGCTCTGAATGTCAGTATACCTGAACCTCCTACACGATCAGAATCTCCTATGCGATTGGGAGATGCTTTCCCAACGGAATTGCGTGCAAGACAGCAATGTATAGCAGAAGTGACAGAGATGATTCAT GTGGCAAGCCTCTTACATGATGATGTATTGGATGATGCAGACACAAGACGCGGCGTTGGTTCATTAAATTCTGTGATGGGAAATAAG CTAGCTGTATTAGCAGGAGATTTTCTACTCTCTCGAGCTTGTGTTGCACTTGCCTCTCTAAGAAACACAGAG GTTGTATCATTACTATCAACAGTTGTAGAGCATCTTGTAACAGGTGAAACCATGCAAATGACTACTGCTGCTGATCAACGTTGTAG CATGGAGTATTATATAGAAAAGACATATTACAAGACTgcatcattgatttcaaatagTTGCAAGGCAATTGCCATTCTTGCTGGGCATACAACAGAAGTTGCCATGATGGCTTATGAGTATGGAAAGAATCTG GGTTTGGCATTCCAGCTGATAGATGATGTTCTTGATTTTACGGGCACGTCAGCATCTCTTGGAAAGGGCTCTATATCTGACATCCGCCAT GGCATCATTACTGCTCCAATATTGTTTGCCATGGAAGAGTTCCCTCAGTTGCGTGCAGTTGTTGAACAGGGATTTGACAACCCTGCAAATATTGAGATT GCGCTTGACTACCTTGGCAAGAGTAATGGAATACAGAGGACAAGAGAGCTAGCAAGAAAACATGCAAACCTTGCTGCAGAGGCCATTGAATCCCTGCCCGAGAGTGAGGACGAAGATGTTAGAAGGTCAAGGAGGGCGCTTCTAGATCTCACCCATCTAGTCATTACAAGAACGAAGTAA